The region TAGCAGAAATTCCAGTCAGGGGGTTAAATTTCAAAAGTTAAACAATTAAATATAACAGAATGTCACGTTTTTCAAGAATTAATGTAGCCACAGAGATGGCCAGAACGGGAATGGTCCCGGTATTTTATCATTCGGATGTGGATGTATGCAAAAAAGTTTTAAAAGCTTGTTATGATGGTGGAGTGAGGGTGTTTGAATTTACCAACCGGGGCGATTTTGCTCATGAGGTATTTTCCGAACTTAATAAATACGCCATTAAGGAACTTCCTGAACTGATCCTTGGCGTGGGTTCTGTTATTGATGCGGCAACAGCTTCTTTGTACATGCAGTTGGGCACAAATTTCGTTGTTTCGCCTGTTTTAAAAGAAGAAATGGCTGTCGTATGCAACCGGCGAAAAATCCTGTGGTGTCCCGGTTGTGGATCAGTAACTGAAATTTCAAGGGCTGAGGAACTGGGAGCAGAAATTGTTAAAATATTCCCTGCTTCTCAGGTGGGTGGCCCAAAATTTGTTGCTGCGGTTAAAGGCCCGATGCCCTGGACCAGCATAATGCCTACCGGAGGGGTTGAACCTACGGAGGAAAATTTAAAAGCCTGGTTTGACGCCGGAGTGGTTTGCGTCGGAATGGGTTCTAAGTTGATCACCAAAGACCTGATTGCTAAAGGGGAGTTTGAAAAGTTGGCCGTTGACGTGAAGAAAGCCATTGAGTTGATACAAAAATTAAAAGCGAAATAAAACCTATTTTAATTGAGGACAAATGCTTGAATTGTCCTCGGTATTTTTTAAGGTCGGAAACTGATTTGATTTTTTATTTAATAATTATATGATATCTAGTTTTATTATATATCTGTCATCCTTGTTGGGATCGGTTTTTGCTTTTAAAAAAGCAAGACTTCATTTCAGGCATGGTCAATATTTGTATGCTTTTTTGTTGCTTATAGCCGGAATAGTTGCAGTATTTTCATTTGTTAGTAATAAAGCAGATAAAATATATGCCCAGTCCGTCAACTCAGTTATGTTTGAACCCAACAAGCCTTTAGGAATCGGTAAGGGGATTTTCCCCGGAAGGGTGGTTTGGGTTTTCGATCCCAAAGTGGCCAACTGGGATGGGGGGAAGGATTGCTGGTGGACTGAGGAAAATCTTTCCCAGTCAGAAATTATCAGAATGCTGAATGTGTCGCTTACTTCATTAACTGGCCAGAAGGATGAAATTAAAGCTTGGGACAAACTTTTCAGGCATTTTAATTTAACTAAGAAAGGTATCAATCAGGGTTATAGGAAAGATCAGAAAATTGCAATAAAAATAAACCAGAATAATACCCTAAGGCATAAGGACACTTGTGGGCTTAATGCATCTCCACAAATGGTCTATGCTCTTTTGTTAAGTCTGACCAAAGCGGCGGGTGTTCCTCAAAAGAATATTACGGTTTTCGATGCGAGCAGATTCATAAGTGATAATATTTTTAACAAATGCCATAAAGCATTTCCTGAAGTTTTATTCGTGGATAATGTTGGGGGTGAGGGAAGAATTAAAGCTACTTATGTCGACAATGCTATCCCTTATTCAATGGATAATGGCCAATTGGCAAATGGACTTGCATCTTGCGCGGTGGAAGCCGATTATCTGATCGATATGGCTTTACTGAAAGGCCATATAGGGCAAGGTGTTACGCTTTGCGCAAAGAATTTTTATGGAGCTACAAGTATAAACTGGAACTATAGAAAAAATGCCCATAATAATTTTAATCCCGAACGGTCTGGAAAACCGCACTATATGACTTTTGTCGATTTCCTGGGTCACAAGGATCTGGGTGGGAAAACTTTGCTTTTTATGATTGATGGTATATACGGTGCAAGATCTCAGGACGGTCCTCCTTTAATTAAGGATAAATGGAAGATGGAGCCATTTAATGGCCGCTGGCCTTCAAGTCTTTTTGTTTCCCAGGATGGGGTTGCCATTGATGCCGTAGGTATTGATTTCTTACGTTCTGAATGGCCTGATTTACGCGATCTTTCTTATTGCGATCAATATCTGAAGGAAGCAGCTCTTGCTGATAATCCGCCGTCAAAGACGGTTTATGATCCTGAACGCGATCACATTGCCTGTAAAAGTTTGGGCGTTATGGAGCATTGGAATAATTCGAAAGAAAAAAAGTATAGTAGAAATCTCGGCAAAAAAATGGGCATAGAATTGGTATTTAAACCTATCCACCTAAAGTAAACTGTAAAAAAATTTAAGGCTTTATTTTAATTAGATATTGTTAACACCTTAAATAATGAAGAAGGGATATTATTTGATTTTATTTATCTTGTTCTTTATTGTTCTGCTTCCCAAAGCAGCAGCCCAGAATGTTGACAAAATCCAGAAGACTCGTATCCTTTTTGTCTTCGATGCTTCCGAAAGCATGACCGGTTTATGGGAAAAGCATGTCAAAATTGATCTTGCCCGTAGTGTTTTATTGCATTTCGTGGATAGTCTCGAAAAATTGCCCAATGTGGAAATGGCGCTTAGGGTTTATGGCCACACGAGCCCTGTAAATCCTCAAAATTGTTTTGATACGAGACTTGAAGTCCCTTTTGCTCCCAATAATGCTTTGAGAATACGCCAGAGGCTCAATTCCATTAAGCCCAAAGGTACTACGCCCATTGCCTTTTCTTTGAAAAAATGTGTCAACGACTTTTCGCCCTGTACAAATTGCCGGAATATTGTCATATTAATTACTGATGGTATTGAAGCCTGTGATGGCGATCCTTGTGCAGCTTCGCTTGAATTGCAAAAAAATGGGATAATTCTGAAGCCATTTATTTTGGGAATAGGAATTGATGAAAATTTTACTAAATCATTCGATTGCATCGGTAAATATTTTGATGTGATCAAGGAAGAAAATTTTCAGAGTACCCTGGATGTGATAATTAATCAGGCATTAAACCGCTCTTCGGCCCAGGTGAATTTGCTTGATAAAAATGGAAATCCTACGGAAACCAATGTGAATATGACCTTCTTTGACCGCAAGACAGGGAAAGTAAAATATAATTATGTTCATACCATTAACAGCAAGGGGAATCCGGATACCTTACTTATAGATCCCAATACCGCCTACCGCATCAGGATTAATTCCATTCCGCCGGTCTACATTGACAGTGCAAAAATGACCCTGGGCAGACACAATATTTTTGCTTCTGATTTATCTCAAGGTTATCTCCTGGTTACATCCCGCGATAACAGTGTTTACAGGGAAACCCAGGTTATAGTCCGGAAGTCGGGAAATTCCAGTACGCTAAACGTACAGAAGATTAATGAAAAAGAAAAATATCTGTCCGGCAAATATTCTCTCGAAGTCCTTACTCTTCCCAGAATTATTGTAAATGACGTGGATATTAAAGAAGCACATACTACTACTGTTGAAATCCCCCGGCCTGGCATGGTAAATTTGTTGAGAAATGCTCCCGGTTTCGGCAGCCTTTATCTTCGTAAGGATAATGATTTGCAATGGGTGACTAATCTTGACCAGGATTCAGGAAATACAACCTTACTCCTTCAGCCTGGAAGCTATACAGTAATCTTTAGATCTTTGAATGCCAGGAAAAGTATATATACTATTTCTAGAAATTTTGAGTTAAATCAAGGGAGTGCTAAAACAATTGAATTGTATTAAAGCCACTGGCTGATTTACTAAATTTTTTTCTGTATTTGTAAAAAAATAAATCTATTATTTGTAAATAATTGATAATGAGCAAGATACATATTAATTAAAAATTAAAAAATTGAATGATGGCCAATTCCCTGTTTACAGGATTGGGTTATTATTTTTAAATTTGCCTGCTTTTATCTCAGGCAGAGGTTTTGAATGACTTAATGAATCCCTAATGTCCGACAATAACGACAAAGAACTATTAAGACTTTTCCGAAGCTCAGAGAACAGAAACTACGCGTTCAACATGATTGTCCGTAAGTACCAGGAAAGGCTTTACTGGCACATCCGGAAAATGGTTTTGGATCATGATGATGCCAATGATCTTCTTCAAAATACTTTTATTAAGGCATGGAAAGGACTTGATAATTTCAGAGAAGATGCGGAGCTTTTTACCTGGTTATACAGAATTGCGACAAATGAAACACTTACTTTTTTGAAGCAAAAACGGAACAAATTTTTATTGCCTATTGTTGATGTTGAAAAGGAGCTGGAGCAAACCCTGGAAAGTGATCAATATTTTGATGGCAACGAATTACAGAAGAAGGTTCAGAAAGCTATTCTTACTCTGCCGGCTAAACAAAGATTAATTTTCAATATGAAATATTTTGATGATATGAAGTATGAAGAAATCGCTGAGGTTCTGGGTACCAGTGTGGGGGCATTAAAAGCAAGTTTCCATCTTGCTACCAAAAAGATACAAAAATACATAGAGAATAATTAAACCTTTTTTATCTTGAGCAGTCCAATTAACAAAAAAAAATGACTAAGGCAAACGATATATTGAAAGAGCTTGATAAGATGAAGAAGACATCTCCTTTCAAGGTGCCTGAAAATTACTTTGATCAATTTCCTTTGCTTCTTCAGGAAAAGTTAGAGAAGAAGCAGAAAACGGAGGGTTGGGGATATAAATTTTATCGAATTCTCAAATCACATTTGGCCCTTGATTCATCGATTGCCGGGATATTGGTAATCGGATTCATTGGTTATAAGTTGTTTTCTCCTACTGTCGAAAAAAATCAACTG is a window of Bacteroidota bacterium DNA encoding:
- a CDS encoding bifunctional 4-hydroxy-2-oxoglutarate aldolase/2-dehydro-3-deoxy-phosphogluconate aldolase; protein product: MSRFSRINVATEMARTGMVPVFYHSDVDVCKKVLKACYDGGVRVFEFTNRGDFAHEVFSELNKYAIKELPELILGVGSVIDAATASLYMQLGTNFVVSPVLKEEMAVVCNRRKILWCPGCGSVTEISRAEELGAEIVKIFPASQVGGPKFVAAVKGPMPWTSIMPTGGVEPTEENLKAWFDAGVVCVGMGSKLITKDLIAKGEFEKLAVDVKKAIELIQKLKAK
- a CDS encoding DUF362 domain-containing protein, which codes for MISSFIIYLSSLLGSVFAFKKARLHFRHGQYLYAFLLLIAGIVAVFSFVSNKADKIYAQSVNSVMFEPNKPLGIGKGIFPGRVVWVFDPKVANWDGGKDCWWTEENLSQSEIIRMLNVSLTSLTGQKDEIKAWDKLFRHFNLTKKGINQGYRKDQKIAIKINQNNTLRHKDTCGLNASPQMVYALLLSLTKAAGVPQKNITVFDASRFISDNIFNKCHKAFPEVLFVDNVGGEGRIKATYVDNAIPYSMDNGQLANGLASCAVEADYLIDMALLKGHIGQGVTLCAKNFYGATSINWNYRKNAHNNFNPERSGKPHYMTFVDFLGHKDLGGKTLLFMIDGIYGARSQDGPPLIKDKWKMEPFNGRWPSSLFVSQDGVAIDAVGIDFLRSEWPDLRDLSYCDQYLKEAALADNPPSKTVYDPERDHIACKSLGVMEHWNNSKEKKYSRNLGKKMGIELVFKPIHLK
- a CDS encoding VWA domain-containing protein gives rise to the protein MKKGYYLILFILFFIVLLPKAAAQNVDKIQKTRILFVFDASESMTGLWEKHVKIDLARSVLLHFVDSLEKLPNVEMALRVYGHTSPVNPQNCFDTRLEVPFAPNNALRIRQRLNSIKPKGTTPIAFSLKKCVNDFSPCTNCRNIVILITDGIEACDGDPCAASLELQKNGIILKPFILGIGIDENFTKSFDCIGKYFDVIKEENFQSTLDVIINQALNRSSAQVNLLDKNGNPTETNVNMTFFDRKTGKVKYNYVHTINSKGNPDTLLIDPNTAYRIRINSIPPVYIDSAKMTLGRHNIFASDLSQGYLLVTSRDNSVYRETQVIVRKSGNSSTLNVQKINEKEKYLSGKYSLEVLTLPRIIVNDVDIKEAHTTTVEIPRPGMVNLLRNAPGFGSLYLRKDNDLQWVTNLDQDSGNTTLLLQPGSYTVIFRSLNARKSIYTISRNFELNQGSAKTIELY
- a CDS encoding sigma-70 family RNA polymerase sigma factor gives rise to the protein MSDNNDKELLRLFRSSENRNYAFNMIVRKYQERLYWHIRKMVLDHDDANDLLQNTFIKAWKGLDNFREDAELFTWLYRIATNETLTFLKQKRNKFLLPIVDVEKELEQTLESDQYFDGNELQKKVQKAILTLPAKQRLIFNMKYFDDMKYEEIAEVLGTSVGALKASFHLATKKIQKYIENN